A single Silvibacterium dinghuense DNA region contains:
- the ychF gene encoding redox-regulated ATPase YchF, giving the protein MPLNCGIVGLPNVGKSTIFNALTSAKAQAANYPFCTIDPNTGVVSVPDERLQKIADLIVPKSLVPTTMEFIDIAGLVAGASKGEGLGNQFLGHIRATDAIAHVVRCFEDDEVIHVAGGVNPLSDMDVINTELLLADLDTVEKRRTRTERAAKSQDAKAKAELEVLDKLLEALNAGRPARTVELTPEEKLIARELFLITAKPQLYVANVDEAALANGNAHTAAVEKRAKEEGAQVVRICGALESEIALLEPEERLEFLADMGLSEPGLNRLIRAAYTLLDLITYFTAGVQEVRAWTIRRGTKAPGAAGVIHSDFERGFIKADCYASDDLFALGSEQAVKEKGLLRSEGKEYVVKDGDILFFKFNV; this is encoded by the coding sequence ATGCCTCTGAACTGCGGAATTGTCGGACTGCCGAATGTCGGCAAAAGCACCATTTTCAATGCACTCACCTCGGCCAAGGCCCAGGCGGCCAACTATCCCTTCTGCACCATCGACCCAAATACCGGCGTCGTCAGCGTTCCCGATGAGCGCCTGCAGAAGATCGCCGACCTGATCGTGCCCAAGAGCCTGGTCCCCACCACGATGGAGTTCATCGACATCGCGGGTCTCGTCGCCGGAGCCTCCAAGGGTGAAGGCCTCGGCAACCAGTTCCTCGGCCACATCCGCGCCACCGACGCCATTGCGCACGTCGTGCGCTGCTTCGAGGACGATGAGGTCATCCACGTGGCCGGCGGCGTCAATCCGCTGAGCGACATGGACGTGATCAACACTGAGCTGCTGCTGGCCGACCTCGACACCGTGGAGAAGCGCCGCACCCGCACCGAGCGCGCCGCGAAATCGCAGGATGCCAAGGCCAAGGCCGAGCTCGAAGTGCTGGACAAGCTGCTCGAAGCACTGAACGCCGGCCGCCCCGCGCGCACTGTCGAACTCACGCCGGAAGAGAAGCTGATCGCCCGCGAGCTCTTTCTCATCACCGCCAAGCCGCAGCTCTACGTCGCCAACGTGGACGAAGCCGCGCTCGCGAACGGCAACGCCCACACCGCGGCCGTCGAAAAGCGGGCCAAGGAGGAAGGCGCGCAGGTAGTCCGCATCTGCGGCGCGCTGGAGAGCGAAATCGCCCTGCTCGAGCCCGAAGAGCGCCTCGAGTTCCTGGCCGACATGGGTCTGAGCGAGCCGGGACTCAACCGCCTGATCCGCGCGGCCTACACGCTGCTCGACCTCATCACTTACTTCACCGCCGGCGTGCAGGAAGTCCGCGCCTGGACCATCCGCCGCGGCACCAAGGCCCCCGGCGCCGCCGGCGTCATCCATTCCGACTTCGAGCGCGGCTTCATCAAGGCCGACTGCTACGCCTCGGACGACCTATTCGCGCTGGGCAGCGAGCAGGCTGTGAAGGAAAAGGGCCTGCTGCGCTCCGAAGGCAAGGAGTACGTGGTGAAGGACGGCGACATCCTCTTCTTCAAGTTCAACGTGTAA